A window from Streptomyces sp. NBC_00271 encodes these proteins:
- a CDS encoding polyprenyl synthetase family protein, whose protein sequence is MTSPRTVLTAPPAAPEILARCRELVAPALAEAIDGLHPWVAEMAGYALGRCEVGGAPATHRQGKGVRQALAVLGAEAAGGSAEAGVPGAVAVELLHTFSLLHDDIMDGDALRRGRPAVWKAYGTGPAVLTGDALFALAVETLTTAPATSHAPAAVRRLTRASRDLVRGQADDLLFAHRPWTGPDAVSAGEYEAMAEHKTGALLGCALALGAGLAGAPRETAAALDRAGRHLGVAFQIADDLLGIWGDPAVTGKPVHGDLRHGKKTLPVLAALAEPGRSPLAELLASTAVLDDGAVRRAATLVERAGGRTAALGAARRHLTAADTLLAGASLAPRPAADLRTLLSSLAHRTI, encoded by the coding sequence ATGACCTCTCCCCGTACGGTCCTGACGGCGCCGCCCGCCGCCCCGGAGATCCTGGCGCGCTGCCGCGAACTGGTCGCCCCGGCCCTCGCGGAGGCGATCGACGGGCTGCACCCCTGGGTGGCGGAGATGGCCGGCTACGCGCTGGGCCGCTGCGAGGTCGGCGGCGCCCCCGCGACCCACCGTCAGGGCAAGGGCGTACGACAGGCACTCGCCGTGCTCGGTGCCGAGGCGGCCGGAGGCTCCGCCGAGGCGGGCGTGCCGGGCGCGGTGGCGGTGGAACTGCTGCACACCTTCTCGCTCCTGCACGACGACATCATGGACGGCGACGCGCTGCGCCGCGGCCGCCCCGCCGTGTGGAAGGCGTACGGCACCGGCCCCGCCGTCCTCACGGGCGACGCGCTCTTCGCCCTGGCCGTCGAGACCCTCACCACGGCGCCCGCGACCTCCCACGCCCCGGCGGCCGTGCGGCGGTTGACGAGGGCCTCGCGCGACCTGGTCCGCGGTCAGGCCGACGACCTGCTGTTCGCCCACCGCCCCTGGACCGGCCCCGACGCGGTGAGTGCGGGGGAGTACGAGGCGATGGCCGAGCACAAGACCGGTGCCCTGCTCGGCTGCGCGCTGGCCCTCGGGGCCGGGCTGGCGGGCGCGCCGCGGGAGACCGCCGCCGCCCTGGACCGCGCCGGACGGCATCTCGGGGTGGCCTTCCAGATCGCCGACGACCTGCTCGGCATCTGGGGCGATCCGGCCGTCACCGGGAAGCCCGTGCACGGTGATCTGCGGCACGGGAAGAAGACCCTCCCCGTTCTCGCCGCCCTGGCCGAGCCGGGCCGCTCCCCGCTCGCCGAACTCCTCGCTTCCACCGCCGTCCTCGATGACGGCGCCGTACGCCGGGCGGCGACCCTGGTCGAGCGGGCCGGCGGTCGCACGGCGGCCCTGGGCGCGGCGCGCCGGCATCTCACCGCGGCGGACACCCTGCTGGCGGGAGCCTCCCTGGCCCCGCGCCCCGCCGCGGACCTGCGGACGCTCCTCTCCTCCCTCGCCCACCGCACGATCTGA
- a CDS encoding aminoglycoside phosphotransferase family protein, whose product MRPGEFPIDASLVRRLLAAQFPRWAELPLKRFPSAGTVNALYRLGDDLAVRLPRIEGGAEDVAKEAHWVPRLAPLLPAAVPEILATGTPGEGYPWPWMVQRWLDGEPPHAGRLTDPLPLAADLGAFVAALRRVRLPDGPTAYRGVPLSTADAMTRAALDELRGTIDTSAATAAWEAALAAPAWTGPPLWVHSDLMPGNMLTRGGRLDAVLDFGTVGVGDPACDLIPAWNLLPAEARDTFRQAAGADDATWARGRGWALSMALIQLPYYRVTNPVIAANAEHVIHAVLTEADDRP is encoded by the coding sequence ATGCGTCCCGGCGAGTTCCCGATCGACGCCTCGCTCGTGCGACGACTGCTGGCCGCGCAGTTCCCACGGTGGGCCGAGCTGCCCCTGAAGCGCTTCCCGTCGGCGGGTACCGTCAACGCCCTGTACCGGCTCGGCGACGACCTGGCCGTACGCCTCCCCCGGATCGAAGGGGGCGCCGAGGACGTGGCCAAAGAGGCGCACTGGGTTCCCCGCCTCGCCCCGCTGCTCCCGGCCGCCGTCCCCGAGATCCTCGCCACCGGCACTCCCGGCGAGGGCTATCCGTGGCCCTGGATGGTGCAGCGCTGGCTCGACGGCGAACCCCCGCACGCCGGCCGTCTCACCGATCCGCTGCCCCTGGCCGCCGACCTCGGCGCCTTCGTGGCCGCGCTGCGCCGGGTCCGGCTGCCCGACGGGCCGACCGCCTACCGGGGTGTGCCGCTGTCCACCGCCGATGCCATGACGCGCGCCGCGCTCGACGAGCTGCGCGGCACGATCGACACCTCCGCCGCCACCGCTGCCTGGGAGGCGGCGCTCGCCGCGCCCGCGTGGACCGGTCCGCCCCTATGGGTCCACTCCGACCTGATGCCCGGCAATATGCTCACCCGCGGGGGCCGGCTCGACGCCGTGCTGGACTTCGGCACCGTCGGCGTCGGCGACCCGGCCTGCGATCTCATCCCGGCCTGGAACCTGCTCCCCGCCGAGGCGCGGGACACCTTCCGCCAGGCGGCGGGCGCCGACGACGCCACCTGGGCACGGGGGCGCGGCTGGGCCCTGTCCATGGCGCTCATCCAGCTCCCGTACTACCGCGTCACCAATCCGGTGATCGCCGCCAATGCCGAGCACGTCATCCACGCGGTGCTCACGGAGGCCGACGACAGGCCCTGA
- a CDS encoding tetratricopeptide repeat protein, whose protein sequence is MYGKAFAPEYQGALTTLSVNSSLTDVLAAGTEQLRAAERVGARAEAARSGLAVAEAHRRLGQVADADRAWKASYRTAREARDTGAMAWALWSGGTLARQRGAFPLAWRLLRLAAELGKQSGDVVVRGYSLAGMAETGRIQGDYAAVTALHEQLLAEARKRGEARHTVWALEGIAQIHRNTGAYDTAYAMFEEAAEIAARAEDRRGHAWALRGLADIVSVRDRDPDRALALLSEAEVSCRAMNLSGALAYNHKMRGNVLYRAGRYERARDLYAQALAEFEAMSEPRGRALSRLGLVKSLARLGRDRAETAAELTELARVLEGIGLRHAREMVERARTELGLTPAEGADTEAAR, encoded by the coding sequence ATGTACGGCAAGGCCTTCGCCCCCGAGTACCAGGGCGCTTTGACCACCCTGTCCGTGAACTCCTCGCTGACCGATGTCCTGGCGGCGGGTACCGAGCAACTGCGCGCCGCCGAGCGCGTGGGCGCCCGTGCCGAGGCGGCCCGTTCGGGCCTGGCGGTCGCCGAGGCGCACCGCAGGCTCGGGCAGGTGGCCGACGCCGACCGGGCATGGAAGGCGAGCTACCGCACCGCCCGCGAGGCCCGGGACACCGGCGCGATGGCGTGGGCGCTGTGGAGCGGCGGCACCCTGGCCCGCCAGCGCGGGGCGTTCCCGCTGGCCTGGCGGCTGCTGCGACTGGCCGCCGAACTCGGCAAGCAGTCCGGGGACGTCGTCGTACGCGGCTACTCCTTGGCGGGCATGGCGGAGACCGGCCGCATCCAGGGCGACTACGCCGCCGTGACCGCTTTGCACGAACAACTGCTGGCCGAGGCCCGCAAGCGCGGCGAGGCCCGCCACACCGTGTGGGCCCTGGAGGGCATCGCGCAGATACACCGCAACACCGGTGCCTACGACACCGCGTACGCCATGTTCGAGGAAGCGGCCGAGATCGCCGCGCGCGCCGAGGACCGGCGCGGCCACGCCTGGGCTTTGCGCGGCCTCGCGGACATCGTCTCCGTACGCGACCGGGATCCGGACCGCGCGCTGGCACTGCTGAGCGAGGCGGAGGTGTCCTGCCGGGCGATGAACCTGTCCGGGGCACTCGCCTACAACCACAAGATGCGCGGCAACGTCCTCTATCGGGCCGGGCGTTATGAGCGAGCCCGGGACCTCTACGCGCAGGCACTGGCGGAGTTCGAGGCGATGAGCGAGCCGCGCGGGCGGGCGCTGTCCCGGCTCGGGCTGGTCAAGTCCCTGGCCAGGCTCGGCCGCGACCGGGCCGAGACCGCCGCCGAACTCACCGAACTGGCCCGCGTGTTGGAGGGCATCGGGCTGCGACACGCCCGGGAGATGGTCGAACGGGCGCGGACGGAACTCGGCCTCACTCCGGCGGAGGGCGCGGACACGGAGGCAGCCCGATGA
- a CDS encoding TetR/AcrR family transcriptional regulator produces MSTVSTPPPGLSATPIAPPRRDAEATKAAILRAARHLMARHAHADITLKAIADRAGVSAPLILKYFGNKDALFGRVMSFETDAAALLDAPLDQLGPHMVRQVLVGQTERGADPVLRIIFAPRQGDQGDIMRANFRTQVSDRLALRLSGPDAGLRAELAVGTLLGLGAMYGIARGTQLRATAIEDIVDRYGPTVQALLTP; encoded by the coding sequence CTGAGCACCGTGTCCACTCCGCCCCCCGGCCTCAGCGCGACCCCGATCGCCCCACCGCGCCGCGACGCCGAGGCCACGAAGGCGGCCATCCTCCGCGCGGCCCGCCATCTGATGGCCCGGCACGCCCACGCGGACATCACGCTCAAGGCGATCGCCGACCGCGCGGGGGTGAGCGCTCCGCTGATCCTCAAGTACTTCGGGAACAAGGACGCGCTCTTCGGGCGCGTGATGTCCTTCGAGACGGATGCCGCCGCCCTCCTGGACGCACCCCTGGACCAACTCGGCCCCCACATGGTCCGCCAGGTGCTCGTCGGCCAGACCGAGCGCGGAGCCGACCCCGTCCTGCGGATCATCTTCGCCCCGCGCCAGGGCGACCAGGGCGACATCATGCGCGCCAACTTCCGCACCCAGGTCAGTGACCGCCTCGCCCTGCGGCTGAGCGGCCCCGACGCGGGCCTGCGCGCCGAACTCGCCGTCGGCACACTGCTCGGGCTCGGTGCGATGTACGGCATCGCACGCGGCACGCAGCTGCGCGCCACCGCGATCGAGGACATCGTCGACCGGTACGGCCCCACGGTCCAGGCACTCCTGACGCCGTGA
- a CDS encoding ribonuclease H family protein: MIGDMLERVVAACDGASKGNPGPAGWAWVVADGAETPTRWEAGALGTATNNVAELTALERLLTAIAPDVPLEIRMDSQYAMKAVTTWLPGWKRKGWKTASGKPVANQELVARIDELLDGRTVEFRYVPAHQADGDRLNDFADRAASQAAIVQQPAGSDLGSPEPPPSPDTPAPSAAGRRRTTATASAKTPRQGTSARTIKAKFPGRCVCGRSYAAGESIAKNGQGWGHPECRTAEPSNA, encoded by the coding sequence ATGATCGGGGACATGCTTGAACGTGTGGTGGCCGCCTGTGACGGGGCTTCGAAGGGAAACCCGGGACCGGCCGGATGGGCGTGGGTCGTGGCCGACGGCGCGGAGACGCCGACCCGCTGGGAGGCGGGAGCGCTGGGCACGGCGACGAACAACGTCGCCGAACTCACCGCGCTGGAGCGCCTGTTGACGGCGATCGCGCCGGACGTCCCGCTGGAGATCCGAATGGACTCCCAGTACGCGATGAAGGCCGTCACGACCTGGCTGCCCGGCTGGAAGCGCAAGGGCTGGAAGACGGCCTCCGGAAAGCCGGTCGCCAACCAGGAGCTGGTCGCGCGCATCGACGAACTCCTCGACGGCCGCACCGTGGAGTTCCGTTATGTCCCGGCCCACCAGGCCGACGGCGACCGGCTGAACGACTTCGCCGACCGCGCCGCGAGCCAGGCCGCCATCGTCCAGCAGCCCGCCGGCAGCGACCTGGGCTCCCCGGAACCCCCGCCGTCCCCCGACACCCCGGCCCCCTCCGCCGCCGGCCGCCGCCGCACCACGGCCACCGCCTCCGCCAAGACACCCCGGCAGGGCACGTCGGCCCGCACGATCAAGGCCAAGTTCCCGGGCCGCTGCGTCTGCGGCCGGTCCTACGCGGCGGGCGAGTCCATCGCCAAGAACGGCCAGGGCTGGGGGCACCCCGAGTGCCGTACGGCCGAGCCCAGCAACGCCTAG
- a CDS encoding MFS transporter: MVALRDRLTVPVLALGGSLMAVMQVVVVPLLPDLPRLTGASAGAVSWMVTATLLTGAVLNPVLGRAGDMYGKKKVLLIALGMMTVGSLMCALTSDIRILIAARALQGAAAAVVPLSISLLRDELPPERTGSAVALMSSTVGIGAALGLPIAAMVVQYASWHVMFWGTTAVGALGTALAWWAVRESPVREPGRFDMTGALGLALGLSCLLLGVSQGGQWGWTSPRILGLFVGSVCVLGLWWAQQLRTARPLVDLKLATSPRVALPHVAALLTGFAFYANSLVTAQLVQAPKATGYGLELSIVATGLVLLPGGVIMLLLSPVSARISAARGARVTLALGTLVIAAGYGIRIINSHSLLVILLGSAVCAMGTAFSYSALPTLILRAVPAGQTASANGVNVLMRTVGQAVSSAAVAAILVHHTSLVGGAPIPTLHGYLLAFAMAGTVALVACVAALVIPADPGLGDTRRASSSADAPRDEAFEGA; encoded by the coding sequence ATGGTGGCACTGCGTGACCGACTGACGGTCCCGGTCCTCGCGCTCGGCGGGAGTCTCATGGCCGTCATGCAGGTGGTGGTGGTGCCGCTGCTGCCCGACCTGCCGCGGCTGACGGGTGCGTCGGCGGGGGCCGTGTCCTGGATGGTGACGGCGACGCTGCTGACCGGAGCGGTGCTCAACCCCGTGCTGGGCCGCGCCGGCGACATGTACGGCAAGAAGAAGGTGCTGCTGATCGCCCTCGGGATGATGACGGTCGGCTCGCTCATGTGCGCCCTCACGTCCGACATCCGCATACTCATCGCGGCCCGAGCCCTGCAAGGGGCCGCGGCCGCCGTCGTACCGTTGTCGATCAGTCTCCTGCGGGACGAACTACCGCCCGAGCGCACGGGTTCCGCGGTGGCGCTGATGAGCTCCACCGTCGGGATCGGCGCCGCCCTCGGCCTGCCGATCGCCGCGATGGTGGTTCAGTACGCCAGCTGGCACGTCATGTTCTGGGGGACGACCGCGGTCGGCGCCCTCGGGACGGCGCTGGCCTGGTGGGCGGTGCGCGAGTCGCCCGTCCGCGAGCCGGGCCGCTTCGACATGACCGGCGCGCTGGGCCTGGCCCTCGGACTGTCCTGTCTGCTGCTGGGGGTGTCACAGGGCGGCCAGTGGGGCTGGACCAGCCCCCGGATCCTCGGTCTGTTCGTCGGGAGCGTCTGCGTCCTCGGCCTGTGGTGGGCGCAGCAACTGCGTACCGCACGCCCCCTGGTGGACCTGAAACTGGCGACCAGCCCCCGTGTCGCCCTGCCTCATGTCGCGGCGCTCCTGACCGGCTTCGCCTTCTACGCCAACTCCCTGGTGACGGCGCAGCTGGTGCAGGCGCCCAAGGCGACCGGCTACGGCCTCGAGCTGTCCATCGTGGCGACGGGCCTGGTCCTGCTGCCCGGCGGGGTGATCATGCTGTTGCTCTCGCCGGTCTCGGCGCGTATCTCGGCGGCCCGCGGCGCCCGGGTGACGCTGGCCCTCGGCACCCTGGTCATCGCCGCCGGCTACGGCATACGCATCATCAACAGCCACAGCCTGCTGGTGATCCTGCTGGGCTCCGCGGTCTGCGCGATGGGCACGGCGTTCTCCTACTCGGCGCTGCCCACCCTCATCCTGCGCGCGGTGCCCGCCGGTCAGACCGCGTCCGCGAACGGCGTCAACGTGCTGATGCGCACCGTCGGCCAGGCCGTGAGCAGCGCCGCCGTCGCCGCCATCCTGGTCCACCACACCAGCCTCGTCGGCGGTGCCCCGATCCCCACGCTGCACGGTTATCTGCTGGCCTTCGCCATGGCGGGTACGGTCGCACTGGTGGCCTGTGTCGCCGCCCTCGTCATACCCGCCGACCCCGGCCTCGGCGACACCCGACGGGCCTCCAGCAGTGCGGACGCACCTCGGGACGAGGCATTCGAAGGAGCCTGA
- a CDS encoding outer membrane protein assembly factor BamB family protein, producing MEAFEALEAGDPRQVGRYRIVARLGAGGMGRVYLGRSPGGRSVAVKVVRPELADEGDFRRRFAREVAAARRVNGVFTAGVVDADPDGSPAWLATAYVPGVPLGDAVAAHGPWPEGPVLALGAGLAEALEAIHAAEVVHRDLKPSNILLAPDGPRVIDFGISVTGEASALTHTGVVVGTPGFMSPEQLTGKPVGPASDVFSLGAVLAFTATGAGPFGTGSAHALSFRVVYEEPDLRRLPPDVRDLVAECLVKEPGGRPTVPTLLDRLDRLARATGGAPAVNSAPSHAGWLPEPVAAAVHTRTATQRSPEPSAWVAPPRTGEWPDGDRPPSVDAAGGPAGPSRRRALLGMSAGVAGLGFGGWSIYDNRSSATRRREAGPGEQRWRFQVGGLVYASPAVADGLVYISSSRNLCAVDASTGEQRWKRPRTGVGYSSPVAVRGTVLLSSVDENLYALDGATGEEQWKFHLGSVGSQSPTEVGGIVYAGGENGNLHAVDIADGSEKWHFFAGGGVSSSPTVAEAVVYFGSFHSLFAVDAATGEQRWKTTTDASVFTRPAVVDGVVYAGSEGGTLLAVDAVTGEQRWKTAVGGVVSSSLTVSDGVVYAGSADGNLYAVEAATGKRRWKFPIGKRTLSSPTVSDGVVYVGGGDRHLYAVNGPTGKQRWKFATGGAVYSTPAVSDGVVYVGSEDGYLHAVTR from the coding sequence GTGGAGGCGTTCGAGGCGCTGGAGGCGGGGGACCCTCGCCAGGTGGGGCGCTACCGGATCGTGGCGCGGCTCGGTGCGGGCGGGATGGGGCGCGTCTACCTGGGGCGTTCGCCGGGAGGGCGGTCGGTCGCGGTCAAGGTGGTGCGCCCGGAACTGGCGGACGAGGGTGACTTCCGGCGCCGGTTCGCCCGGGAGGTCGCCGCGGCCCGACGGGTGAACGGCGTGTTCACCGCGGGTGTGGTCGACGCCGATCCGGACGGGTCGCCCGCGTGGCTGGCGACCGCGTACGTGCCCGGGGTCCCGTTGGGCGATGCCGTGGCGGCGCACGGGCCCTGGCCCGAGGGCCCGGTGCTGGCGCTCGGCGCGGGACTTGCCGAGGCCCTGGAGGCGATCCACGCGGCCGAGGTGGTCCACCGGGACCTCAAGCCGTCGAACATCCTGCTCGCTCCGGACGGACCGCGGGTGATCGACTTCGGGATCTCGGTGACCGGGGAGGCCAGCGCGCTGACCCACACCGGCGTGGTGGTGGGCACGCCGGGGTTCATGTCTCCCGAGCAGCTGACCGGCAAGCCGGTCGGGCCGGCCAGCGATGTCTTCTCCCTGGGCGCGGTCCTGGCCTTCACCGCCACCGGGGCCGGGCCGTTCGGGACCGGTTCGGCGCACGCCCTGAGCTTCCGTGTCGTCTACGAGGAACCCGACCTGCGCCGACTCCCGCCCGACGTACGGGACTTGGTGGCGGAGTGCCTCGTCAAGGAGCCCGGCGGACGGCCCACCGTGCCCACGTTGCTGGACCGGCTGGACCGGCTGGCCCGAGCGACCGGCGGCGCACCGGCCGTCAACTCCGCCCCGTCGCACGCTGGTTGGCTGCCCGAGCCGGTGGCCGCCGCCGTGCACACCCGTACCGCCACGCAGCGCTCGCCCGAACCGTCGGCGTGGGTGGCGCCGCCCCGGACGGGGGAGTGGCCCGACGGTGACCGGCCGCCGTCCGTCGATGCCGCCGGTGGCCCGGCGGGGCCGTCGCGCCGACGGGCCCTGCTCGGCATGAGCGCCGGTGTCGCGGGTCTTGGGTTCGGCGGCTGGAGCATCTACGACAACAGGTCCTCCGCCACCCGAAGACGCGAGGCAGGACCCGGCGAGCAGCGCTGGCGGTTCCAGGTCGGCGGCCTGGTGTACGCGTCGCCGGCCGTGGCGGACGGTCTGGTGTACATCAGCAGCAGCCGCAACCTGTGCGCGGTGGACGCCTCCACCGGCGAACAGCGCTGGAAGCGCCCCAGAACCGGTGTCGGGTATTCGTCACCGGTCGCCGTCCGGGGGACCGTCCTCCTCAGCAGCGTCGACGAGAACCTGTACGCACTGGACGGCGCCACCGGCGAGGAACAGTGGAAGTTCCACCTCGGCAGCGTCGGTTCCCAGTCGCCCACCGAGGTCGGTGGGATCGTCTATGCCGGCGGTGAGAACGGCAACCTGCATGCCGTGGACATCGCCGACGGCAGCGAAAAGTGGCACTTCTTCGCCGGCGGAGGGGTGTCCTCGTCTCCGACCGTTGCAGAGGCGGTGGTCTACTTCGGCAGTTTCCACAGCCTGTTCGCGGTGGACGCGGCCACCGGTGAGCAGCGGTGGAAGACCACCACCGACGCCAGCGTGTTCACACGGCCCGCCGTGGTCGACGGAGTGGTCTACGCCGGCTCCGAGGGCGGCACCCTCCTCGCGGTGGACGCCGTGACGGGCGAGCAACGATGGAAGACAGCGGTCGGAGGTGTCGTGTCCTCGTCGCTGACCGTGTCCGACGGGGTGGTCTACGCCGGAAGTGCCGACGGCAACCTGTACGCGGTGGAGGCCGCCACCGGCAAGCGACGATGGAAGTTCCCCATCGGCAAACGCACGCTCTCCTCGCCGACCGTCTCCGACGGGGTGGTGTACGTCGGCGGTGGCGACCGCCACCTGTACGCGGTGAACGGCCCGACCGGCAAACAGCGGTGGAAGTTCGCCACCGGCGGGGCCGTGTACTCCACGCCCGCCGTGTCCGACGGGGTGGTGTACGTCGGCAGCGAGGACGGCTATCTGCACGCGGTGACACGGTAG
- a CDS encoding alpha-ketoglutarate-dependent dioxygenase AlkB, with product MSTHLQGSLFDQTDELHLSQLNAMRRTVLGDGAWIDLLPGWLGGADALFARLVDEVPWRAERRQMYEHVVDVPRLLAYYRTGDALPHPILDEARQALSAHYARELGEPFTTAGLCYYRDGRDSVAWHGDRIGRGAREDTMVAILSVGAPRDLLLRPRRGGETVRRPLGHGDLIVMGGSCQRTWEHAIPKTVRAAGPRISVQFRPTGVN from the coding sequence ATGTCCACGCACCTCCAGGGCTCGCTGTTCGACCAGACCGACGAGCTCCACCTCAGTCAGTTGAACGCGATGCGCCGGACGGTCCTGGGCGACGGGGCCTGGATCGACCTGTTGCCCGGATGGCTCGGCGGCGCCGACGCCCTGTTCGCACGGCTCGTCGACGAGGTGCCGTGGCGGGCGGAGCGGCGGCAGATGTACGAGCACGTGGTGGACGTACCGAGGCTGCTCGCGTACTACCGGACGGGCGACGCGCTGCCGCACCCGATCCTCGACGAGGCGCGACAGGCGCTGTCCGCGCACTACGCCCGTGAGCTGGGCGAACCGTTCACCACCGCGGGCCTGTGCTACTACCGGGACGGCCGCGACAGCGTGGCCTGGCACGGGGACCGGATCGGGCGGGGCGCACGGGAGGACACCATGGTCGCGATCCTCTCCGTGGGCGCTCCGCGCGACCTGTTGCTGCGCCCGCGCCGCGGCGGGGAGACCGTACGGCGCCCGCTCGGACACGGCGACCTGATCGTGATGGGCGGCTCCTGCCAGCGCACCTGGGAGCACGCCATTCCCAAGACGGTGCGGGCTGCGGGGCCGCGGATCAGCGTCCAGTTCCGCCCGACCGGCGTGAACTGA
- the melC1 gene encoding apotyrosinase chaperone MelC1: MPELTRRRALGAAAALAAAAGAQTVAVAVARAADTGHHGGPEAFDEVYRGRRITGRAAGGGGHHHEHGAGYAVFIDGVELHVMQNADGSWISVVSHYDPVPTPRAAARAAVVELQGAPLVPLGMPMPQQ, encoded by the coding sequence ATGCCGGAACTCACCCGTCGCCGTGCCCTCGGGGCCGCGGCCGCCCTCGCCGCCGCGGCCGGCGCCCAGACCGTCGCCGTCGCCGTGGCCAGGGCCGCGGACACCGGACACCACGGCGGGCCCGAGGCCTTCGACGAGGTCTACCGGGGTCGCCGCATCACGGGCCGCGCCGCCGGCGGCGGCGGTCACCATCACGAACACGGCGCCGGGTACGCGGTGTTCATCGACGGGGTCGAGCTGCACGTGATGCAGAACGCCGACGGCAGCTGGATCAGCGTCGTCAGCCACTACGACCCGGTGCCCACCCCGCGCGCCGCCGCCCGCGCCGCGGTCGTGGAACTCCAGGGGGCACCGCTCGTCCCCCTCGGCATGCCCATGCCCCAGCAGTGA
- the melC2 gene encoding tyrosinase MelC2 has protein sequence MTVRKNQANLTADEKRRFVDALLQLKRSGRYDTFVTTHNAFILGDTDNGERTGHRSPSFLPWHRRFLLEFERALQSVDASVALPYWDWSTDRSPRSTLWAPDFLGGTGRSLDGRVMDGPFAASAGNWPISVRVDGRTYLRRSLGSGVRELPTRAEVDSVLGMATYDMAPWNSSSDGFRNHLEGWRGVNLHNRVHVWVGGQMATGVSPNDPVFWLHHAYIDKLWADWQRRHPASGYLPLSGTPDVVDLGETMKPWNDVKPADLLDHTAFYTFDSV, from the coding sequence ATGACCGTACGCAAGAACCAGGCGAACCTGACCGCCGACGAGAAGCGGCGTTTCGTCGACGCGCTCCTCCAGCTGAAGCGCAGTGGCCGGTACGACACCTTCGTCACCACGCACAACGCGTTCATCCTCGGTGACACGGACAACGGCGAACGGACGGGGCACCGTTCGCCCTCCTTCCTGCCCTGGCACCGCAGATTCCTGCTGGAGTTCGAGCGGGCCCTGCAGTCCGTGGACGCCTCCGTCGCCCTCCCGTACTGGGACTGGAGCACCGACCGTTCGCCCCGTTCCACCCTGTGGGCCCCCGACTTCCTCGGCGGCACCGGGCGCAGCCTGGACGGCCGGGTGATGGACGGCCCCTTCGCGGCCTCCGCGGGCAACTGGCCGATCAGCGTGCGCGTCGACGGCCGTACGTATCTGCGGCGTTCGCTCGGCAGCGGTGTCCGTGAGCTGCCGACCCGCGCGGAGGTGGACTCCGTGCTCGGCATGGCGACGTACGACATGGCGCCCTGGAACAGTTCCTCGGACGGTTTCCGCAATCACCTCGAAGGGTGGCGCGGCGTCAACCTCCACAATCGGGTGCACGTCTGGGTCGGCGGCCAGATGGCCACCGGTGTCTCCCCCAACGACCCCGTCTTCTGGCTGCACCACGCCTACATAGACAAGCTCTGGGCCGACTGGCAGCGCCGCCACCCCGCCTCCGGCTATCTGCCGCTCTCCGGCACCCCCGACGTCGTGGACCTCGGCGAGACCATGAAGCCGTGGAACGACGTGAAGCCGGCGGACCTGCTGGATCACACCGCGTTCTACACCTTCGACAGCGTCTGA